A genome region from Carya illinoinensis cultivar Pawnee chromosome 2, C.illinoinensisPawnee_v1, whole genome shotgun sequence includes the following:
- the LOC122301654 gene encoding uncharacterized protein LOC122301654, producing MIGRSKYNSFRSIKDRVWQRVNNWKHKFLSPAGKEVLLQAVIQAVPNYHMNVFKLPRKLCKEIAAIMAKFCDARVNKLIDGSRGVWKEELVKKVLTEDEPKIVCSLLISKSGLPDKQIWGYSKDGLFSVKSAYHLEMYRKRREKGEKSEGNWLDWRNLWNLNVPGVVKVFLWKALNDCLPTRSNLKKRKVFEDAYCPICGTEEETITHALWSCRGSMDVWAEQKSPLQKWPSNEVHFYELWDRLLSMVAKMAQTIRNDVRVRPEGGRKGCRWKVPIGEFIKVNWDAGMSAKDGRVGIGVVIKDGK from the exons ATGATTGGCAGGTCTAAGTACAATTCATTCAGAAGCATAAAGGATAGGGTCTGGCAGAGGGTGAACAACTGGAAGCATAAGTTCTTATCTCCTGCTGGTAAAGAAGTCCTCCTACAAGCTGTCATTCAAGCAGTGCCTAATTACCATATGAATGTTTTTAAGCTTCCGAGGAAACTTTGTAAGGAAATAGCTGCAATAATGGCCAAATTCTG TGATGCAAGAGTTAATAAGTTAATAGATGGTAGCAGAGGGGTATGGAAGGAAGAGCTTGTAAAAAAGGTGCTTACTGAGGATGAACCTAAGATAGTATGTAGCCTACTTATAAGTAAATCTGGTTTGCCTGACAAACAGATTTGGGGCTACTCAAAAGATGGTTTATTCAGtgttaaaagtgcttatcaTCTGGAGATGTATAGGAAAAGAAGGGAGAAAGGGGAAAAATCAGAGGGGAATTGGCTTGATTGGAGGAATTTGTGGAATCTAAATGTGCCAGGGGTTGTCAAAGTCTTCCTTTGGAAAGCCTTAAATGACTGCTTGCCAACCAGAAGCAACTtgaagaaaaggaaagtgtTTGAAGATGCATATTGTCCTATTTGTGGAACTGAAGAGGAGACGATTACTCATGCCTTATGGAGTTGTAGGGGATCTATGGATGTTTGGGCTGAACAGAAAAGTCCTCTTCAGAAATGGCCAAGTAATGAGGTTCATTTCTATGAATTATGGGATAGGTTATTGAGCATGGTAGCAAAG ATGGCACAAACTATAAGAAATGATGTAAGGGTGAGACCTGAAGGGGGAAGAAAGGGTTGTAGGTGGAAGGTTCCGATAGGAGAGTTCATCAAAGTAAACTGGGATGCTGGTATGAGTGCTAAAGATGGGAGAGTGGGAATTGGGGTTGTGATCAAGGATGGAAAGTGA